ATGGGGTCTATTTGGGCGAAGCGGCCGAGGGTTGGGAAGTAGACTCTGGCTCCCATTTGGATGGGGGCGAGGGTGAGGTCTTTCTCGGTTATTTTTTGGTGGGAGCCCGCCCAGCCTAAGGTGGCGCCGGCGTAGGTGTTGTCCGGGAATGAGGTGCTAACCTTGTTGCCGAAGGGATCGTAGCGGAAGGTGCCGGTCAGGGTGCCAGATGCGTCGGTGGTGGCCATAACGCTGCCGTGCATGTTGGGCAGTGAATAGACTTTGTTGGCGTTGCCGGTTTGTCCTGGGCGGATGGTTACCAGGACACCGCCAGCCAGGGACAAGTATTTCTCGGTTATGTCCCAATTGGCGTTGCGCACAAAGCTTGCGGCATCTCCGGAGCCAGTGAAGCCGTACCACTGTTGGTTAGTGAGGGTCCAGTTCCAAGCTGAAATAGTGTCTGTTTCGCGGTAGGTGATGCGACTTGCCACGTCACGACTGTAGTAGCTGGCAGTGCCGTTGCCTGCGGCTGTAGTCTGCTGGAAGCCCCAGTTGCGATCCGAGGAGTCATAGAACATCTGGAGTGGAGATGTACCCGAGCCTATGGAGGTAGTATTGCCATGCGCGTCGTATTGGGCAGCATTCGTGAGCGGGTCAGAGCTGCCGATGAGCTTGTCGGCATAGTCGTAGCAGTAGGTGGTAGTGACGCTATTGATTGTCTGGGCGGTGCGGTTGCTGTTTTTGCCAGAGCTTGCATTGGTGCCGGATGCACAGGAGCCACTTTGAGTACCGAAGCCATAGGTGTAGGTGTTGGCACCTAGTGTCGCTGCGGTCAGACGGCTGGCTTTGTCGTAGGTGTAGGATTTGGTTTGACCGTTTTCGATGCCAGAGACTATGCGCCCGCTTTGGCTGCGAGTCACGATATCACTTGCCATGATGGTCTGGCTGCCCGAGTTTGTAGCGTACAATTCTGCATCATCCACGATGAGCCAGCCGACATTAGCCACTAGATGGAATACCGTTGCCTGTACCGCAGTTGCTGGTGTAGTAAAGCTGAGATCGCTTTGCGTCCAGTTACTGCTGGCGTTTATGTTGCCAAGCGATTGGTAGCTGACACTCTGATTTTGGTGCGTGTACTGCACGACTGCTTCGGTTGTGATGTTCGATTTGTAGTAGTCCTTGAATGTATAGGTGGTATTACCCAAAACAGCTACTGGATCGAAATACCACTTGGCGTCACCATCGGTATGGCTAGTGATTTCTGTTTTGACGCTGTGATTCGTGGTGTAGCCTTCATTGAGGTATGTGAAGTTCGCTGTGTTTGTACCCCAAGCACTGTGCTGCCAACTCTCAGGCTTATTGGGATCGCTGCCCGACACCTGCTCTACCGAAGGGTTGGAGATCACGTTACTACCTGGTGTTTGGGAGCCGCCTGCGTAGTATGTTTTTCCGCTTGGCCTACCAAGCGCATCACGGCTAACTACCATCTTTTGGCTAGAGGCATTGGGATATTCAACTGACTGCGTGCGGCTGTATTGATCGTACGAGACAACGGCATACGTCACATTGTCCAACTTCTGCTGAGTGAGCCGATTGTAGGTGTCGTAAACAAATGATTCCACACCCAAGGGGCTGGTGCGGCTAGACATGCGGCCGAGACTATCATAGCCGGTCCACGTTTCGTTCCACTGGGCGTCGTGATACCAAATGGTCCGACCAAGCAGGTCTACTTGCGTCACAATCGAGCCGCTGGCGTCCTCTGCGCCGGTATAGGTTGGGTCGCCCCAAACAGCGTAGTTATTTGTGGCGGTGCGTCCGGGTTCGGACCCGAAAGCCGAAATGGCTGTCTGTGCCGGCCGGCCGCGGGTGTCATAGCTTGTGCAGGTCCAGCCGTCGTTATTAGTGCGCGTGGCAACTATTCTGCCCGCATCGTCATAGACTACCTCGCCGACACGTCCGGGTGTGGTGCCATTGTCTGGACTGGCCCCGGTAGTGAGCTTGAGCATACCGGCCTGCTTGAAGGCCTCGGTGGTACTAGTTGTGCAGGGATTATCGCGAGTTTCGGTGGCACCATAGTAGGTATAGGAGGTGGCCGGATTAGTAGACGAATCGCCAGGCCGGCTCTTGCTGGTTGGCCGCAAGTAGCTGCCGGTGGCACCTTGCTGTTCATAGGTAGCAGTTGAGGTAAGGTTCAGTCCTGTTGGATCTGCGGTTGCGCTCTGCGGCAAACCTAGCTCTGGTGTGGATCCGTAGTTTACGGTAGCAGTACTATCCCCGACCGTACTGTCGTAAGTTTTGGTGCTGGTCGTCAGGCCGTAGCCCGGTTTGAGGTAGCTGGACCAGTCGGTGGTCCAGGTAAAGCCACCGGCTTGCTGCATTGATACGGTCAGTGGCGTAGTGGCACCGGTGGTACGATAACCATCAATCCGGACACGCGTGGCAGCACCGCCAGCCACGGTAAAGCTACCACCCGACAGACCCGGCCACACAACTCCATCCCATTTATCTACTACCAGGATATCGTCTACCCATACGCGAATGCCGTCTGACGGAACCAGCCAGTAGGTGCCGGTAGGGAGCCGCAGTTTACCGGTGGCACTAAAGCCAACCCCCTGCATGCCAGAGCTGGCGGTTATAGGTATCTGGGCGGTCGTGGCATCTATCAGCCCGGGGCTGGTGGTGTTGATGCCAGTGGTATGCAGTTTGGGTGCACCAAACAAAGTGCCGCTGGGGTTGCCGGTGGGTTTGGAGTAGTCGTACCAGGCCACTGCCGGGCCTATCATTCCTTCTTCGTAGCCAACCTGACTATGCGGTACTTGAGCAAGGTAGCTGGTGAGCGGCTTGCGGTCTGCGCCAAACCACGCAGCCGGCGCTGGGCCATAACTGTCTACTGGACGATCTTCATCATCGTAAATTGTTGTGCCCTTAAGTCCAGTAGGGTCCAGACTGCTGAGTAGTAGGTCTTTTGCCGGATCCCACTCAGCCTTGCTGGATAGGTTGCTTATATCTGTTGCCTCAATGGTACGGAACAGGCTGTCGTACTTGATACGGCGGCTAAAACCGTGCGGCTCTGCGGCGCCTACCACGTGCTGTTTGGTCATGCCTTCGTAACCGGGGATTGTGCTGCCATTTCCGTCTACATAACTTTCTGCGCCTGGCAGATATTCGATGGTGTGCTGCAGGCGACTCGCGTTCGTAGTTGGTGCCGGTTGCGTGACACTGGTAGCCCGCCCCAGGATATCGTATGCAATCTGTGTTTTGACGTTATCGTCATTTGCTCGTACTTCGGCTGCAATTGCATCATTGGCAAGTGCACTACGCATACCCACCAGCCGGTAGCCGATCGGCTGACTGGCGGCATTATTTACTACCTCGTATTGGTAATCAGCCATCTGATTTCCGGGCTGAGCGATACGTGCCAATTGACCGTCAATATAGTAGAAATATGTTGCGCGGCTGTCATTGGTCTTGACCGCGCAGATCATGCCGGCGGGTGCGTTTGCGTCGAAGCCGGATGGGGCGCTGCCACAGTCGCTTTGGCCGCTGTAGTATACGGTGGCGGTACGCGACGGGTCTACGCTGTCTTTTATACGATACAGATGCGTTGGCCCACCATTGAGACTGCCGTATTCGTATTGCAAAGCGGCGGGTTTGCGGTCATCTACCGCACTGGTCACGGATGTCAGTGTGCCGTCTATTCCGAATACATAGGTTCGGCCGTCGACGTCCTGCAGAGTAAAAGTGCCGTCGGCATTGCGCACCAGTTGGCCGTCTTCATTGACTGGTGGCTTATAACCGCTGCCAGTCGAGGTGTATTCGTGGGTGGCGCCCGTAGAATCTGTGAGGACCACGCTATTTTGGTTGGCCTTGAGGCGGTCGTAGCTGAGGTTGCCGTCTGGATCTAGTCCCAGACTCCAACCGTTCGGCAGTACCTGTGCCTGCGGTGACAGCCAGTCACTGGGCACGATCTGCTGCGGCACATTGGCATCAGTGCTTTTAGCCCAGAGTTCAAAGCTTGCAAATGCTACCTGATCGAAGTATTCAATCGTTATGCGAGTCGGTGTATTTGCGGTTAGCACGTATCCGGTCCCCCAGCCGGGCGTTGCCGGTGCACCATGCGGCGTCCAGTCGTTGTAGACCGTAGTGCTGGTATCGAGCATTATCTTCACTCCATCGTCACTCCTCGAACCGAAAGTATAGGTGCCTGTAGTTGGCACAGTGACGTAGCCGTGCCAGCGCACTAAGAAGTCTTTGGGACCGTTGGCGACCGGAGCATCCTCCTTCCAGTCAAAACCAAGGTATGGATCGGTGCGCTCCATAACTTTTGGATTACCGGCAGAGAACGTATTGGTGCCATCCAGCCGCGCAAAGTATTCACCAATCAGCCCGCGCTGGTTGGGCAGTTGCCTGACGCCCGTCTGCAGCCAGGATTGCGGCACCTTCATGCCAGACGTACTCACCACGCCCTTTACCCACAACTCGGCAGAGGCACTGCCGCTTCCTTCCCGATAATCCATTTGCATGGGCACGATCTGGCCTGCTGTCAGGTTGACGGCAGTGCCATATTGGCTACCGCATGTTGTCCAGCTGTTAAGGACCTGCTGACTATTCACCCAGACACTGCAGCCATCATCAGCGGCAGCGCCAAACTGGTACGAGCCCGTTTGTGGGGCAACAAAGTAGCCCTTCCAGCGCACCGTGAAGCTATCTGCGCTCACACCTGACGCCGGTGCACCAGTATCCCACGCGAAGTCTATATTTTGGTCTACTCGCGTTACCGCTGGGGCACCCGTAAAGTTATTGTCATCCCAATATTGCCCAACGAGGCCATTTCGAGATTTGAGCGGCGAGTTGTAGTCCAAGCTCACACCCAAACTACCGCCCAAGGCTGACGATGTGTGGCTACTGGCGCTAGTGGTGACATTGCCGGTGGCCAGGTCTACGTCTACCGGACCCAGGTTATCATAGGTTTGAGTCTGGTCTTTGCCGGTGCGCATGTCTACGCGAAACGGCACGGCCGTGCCCCATTGGCTAGTTAATGGAATACTGTGATCATGGCTGCGGGATCGAACATAATAGGTAGAGCCGTCTTGCAAAATACCATCCGGCACGGTCCATTGGCGTGAATACGATTTACCAGAGGCGATCAACGCGCCAGACCCATCAGGACCGCCGCTGACCTGAAACTCGTATTGTAAAGGTGTGCTGCCATTTGGATTTGAAACTTCGTTTGCCCTAAATGAGGGCTGCGGATCTACATACACCTGGTTAGGTGTCGGTGTCTCAATGGAGGGAGCCACCAGTGAGCCGTCGTAGGTGAAGGTAACGCGGCTGTAATCGGAGTCAAAGTTTTTAAATGAATGGCCCGTATCATCCTCGCCCATAAGCATGAGCCACCCGGAAAGATTGCCAGCAGCAACCAGGTGTTGGTAAATGCCAGTAACGTTGATATCGCCCGAGCCAGCCAGCCCGTTGCTAGCTATCCCCAAATCGCCGGTGACACAGCCAATATTGGTTAGGCATGGCGCGTACCCCACGTCAAAAGTATGCCAGCCCCAGTCGCCTGTCCAGTAGCTTTCACTGGAACGCTGGACCAAGTGCAACGTGGCATTGACGAGCGTATTGCCATTAGTAGCAGCCTGGCTGTACGGCGCATGAAAGGCTCCCCGCCAGGCCCTGGGTGTTCCGTCGGGATCATTCAGCGTTCCGGCATGAAGACCGCAGACATTGGAATAACAAACACTCCCATCGTCTTTGAATGACACATAACTGCCGCCAAAGCTGCTGATAATGTACGGGTCTATCACCGCCGGGAAAGCCTTATCCGGAAGGTTCTTCAGGTATTCTCTGTCCACAGACAGCGTCACAATACCGTCCTGATATGTCTGGCCAAACACTTTCTGGTCACTGACGAACCCAAAGTTATTGAGGATGAGGTTGGGTGGCGCTATCCCGAACTCGTCACCAAATGCGCCTTTGATGACATAGGCTGGTCCATCTTTTTTGTCACTTTTTTGTTTTTCTAGGCTGGCACCCAGCATTCTGAACGACACCTGGTGGGTGGCGTTTTTGTCTTTGATAATAATATTTTCTTTGACCGCCGCGGACTCAACCGTGTATTCCACATTCACGCCAGGCCACAAGTCATAGTAATGGACAGTCTGTCTGCCCTCGTTGTTGGTGGTGATAACCGGGGCGACCTTTTTGGCGCCGATTGGTTCAAAGCCGATTTGGTCATTGCCTTTCTTTATGCGGAGCAAGCCGTCTTTGGCATCGCTCGGGGCAAACCGAGCCTGCCAGTCGTTGTCTTTGACCTGGAAGGTTTTTTCTTCTGTCACCGCTGACCGGACCTGTCCCCAGGCGCGACCTAGAAAGTTGTCGGCATCACCAGCGTTTTTATCTTCTATCAGTTTGGTATCAATCACCTCCCACTTGCCTGCTTTTTGGAAGTGCTTTGGGGTAAAGGAGTGTTCTTCGGTGATAGTGCCGTCCTGGTTCACGGTTGTTGAAGAGGTAGCTGTACGCTTGCCGACCACCTCCCCTGGTTTTGGCTTTGGGGTGTCTGTAATACCCTGGAGTGCCTCACCCATCAAAGCCCCTCCGGCCCTCTCCTTGGGTTGCAGTGGTTTTGCGTCTGCCGCGGCCTTCAGTTGCGAAGTGGTGGCCACCTCGCCCTTAGGATAGTCCTGCTTCATGGGCTTGTTGGCGTCGGCCGGAGCATCTTTTATATGAGGATTATCAGGATTGGGACGGTACAAGGCATACGCTGACGCGGTCGGAAGAATTGTCCCTACCAAAATACCCAGCAATAAAAACAGCGCAATGAAGCGCTGTTTTGTTACAAAGCCAAAGTTACATCTGCCGCGCATGCCCCCCAAGGTTACCTGCATCGCCGTCTCCGTAGTTAAGTATCTTAAGCGGATAGTACGGCTCGGGGAGCTCCCTGACAACAGTAACTTTTAGAATGT
This sequence is a window from Verrucomicrobiia bacterium. Protein-coding genes within it:
- a CDS encoding PA14 domain-containing protein codes for the protein MQVTLGGMRGRCNFGFVTKQRFIALFLLLGILVGTILPTASAYALYRPNPDNPHIKDAPADANKPMKQDYPKGEVATTSQLKAAADAKPLQPKERAGGALMGEALQGITDTPKPKPGEVVGKRTATSSTTVNQDGTITEEHSFTPKHFQKAGKWEVIDTKLIEDKNAGDADNFLGRAWGQVRSAVTEEKTFQVKDNDWQARFAPSDAKDGLLRIKKGNDQIGFEPIGAKKVAPVITTNNEGRQTVHYYDLWPGVNVEYTVESAAVKENIIIKDKNATHQVSFRMLGASLEKQKSDKKDGPAYVIKGAFGDEFGIAPPNLILNNFGFVSDQKVFGQTYQDGIVTLSVDREYLKNLPDKAFPAVIDPYIISSFGGSYVSFKDDGSVCYSNVCGLHAGTLNDPDGTPRAWRGAFHAPYSQAATNGNTLVNATLHLVQRSSESYWTGDWGWHTFDVGYAPCLTNIGCVTGDLGIASNGLAGSGDINVTGIYQHLVAAGNLSGWLMLMGEDDTGHSFKNFDSDYSRVTFTYDGSLVAPSIETPTPNQVYVDPQPSFRANEVSNPNGSTPLQYEFQVSGGPDGSGALIASGKSYSRQWTVPDGILQDGSTYYVRSRSHDHSIPLTSQWGTAVPFRVDMRTGKDQTQTYDNLGPVDVDLATGNVTTSASSHTSSALGGSLGVSLDYNSPLKSRNGLVGQYWDDNNFTGAPAVTRVDQNIDFAWDTGAPASGVSADSFTVRWKGYFVAPQTGSYQFGAAADDGCSVWVNSQQVLNSWTTCGSQYGTAVNLTAGQIVPMQMDYREGSGSASAELWVKGVVSTSGMKVPQSWLQTGVRQLPNQRGLIGEYFARLDGTNTFSAGNPKVMERTDPYLGFDWKEDAPVANGPKDFLVRWHGYVTVPTTGTYTFGSRSDDGVKIMLDTSTTVYNDWTPHGAPATPGWGTGYVLTANTPTRITIEYFDQVAFASFELWAKSTDANVPQQIVPSDWLSPQAQVLPNGWSLGLDPDGNLSYDRLKANQNSVVLTDSTGATHEYTSTGSGYKPPVNEDGQLVRNADGTFTLQDVDGRTYVFGIDGTLTSVTSAVDDRKPAALQYEYGSLNGGPTHLYRIKDSVDPSRTATVYYSGQSDCGSAPSGFDANAPAGMICAVKTNDSRATYFYYIDGQLARIAQPGNQMADYQYEVVNNAASQPIGYRLVGMRSALANDAIAAEVRANDDNVKTQIAYDILGRATSVTQPAPTTNASRLQHTIEYLPGAESYVDGNGSTIPGYEGMTKQHVVGAAEPHGFSRRIKYDSLFRTIEATDISNLSSKAEWDPAKDLLLSSLDPTGLKGTTIYDDEDRPVDSYGPAPAAWFGADRKPLTSYLAQVPHSQVGYEEGMIGPAVAWYDYSKPTGNPSGTLFGAPKLHTTGINTTSPGLIDATTAQIPITASSGMQGVGFSATGKLRLPTGTYWLVPSDGIRVWVDDILVVDKWDGVVWPGLSGGSFTVAGGAATRVRIDGYRTTGATTPLTVSMQQAGGFTWTTDWSSYLKPGYGLTTSTKTYDSTVGDSTATVNYGSTPELGLPQSATADPTGLNLTSTATYEQQGATGSYLRPTSKSRPGDSSTNPATSYTYYGATETRDNPCTTSTTEAFKQAGMLKLTTGASPDNGTTPGRVGEVVYDDAGRIVATRTNNDGWTCTSYDTRGRPAQTAISAFGSEPGRTATNNYAVWGDPTYTGAEDASGSIVTQVDLLGRTIWYHDAQWNETWTGYDSLGRMSSRTSPLGVESFVYDTYNRLTQQKLDNVTYAVVSYDQYSRTQSVEYPNASSQKMVVSRDALGRPSGKTYYAGGSQTPGSNVISNPSVEQVSGSDPNKPESWQHSAWGTNTANFTYLNEGYTTNHSVKTEITSHTDGDAKWYFDPVAVLGNTTYTFKDYYKSNITTEAVVQYTHQNQSVSYQSLGNINASSNWTQSDLSFTTPATAVQATVFHLVANVGWLIVDDAELYATNSGSQTIMASDIVTRSQSGRIVSGIENGQTKSYTYDKASRLTAATLGANTYTYGFGTQSGSCASGTNASSGKNSNRTAQTINSVTTTYCYDYADKLIGSSDPLTNAAQYDAHGNTTSIGSGTSPLQMFYDSSDRNWGFQQTTAAGNGTASYYSRDVASRITYRETDTISAWNWTLTNQQWYGFTGSGDAASFVRNANWDITEKYLSLAGGVLVTIRPGQTGNANKVYSLPNMHGSVMATTDASGTLTGTFRYDPFGNKVSTSFPDNTYAGATLGWAGSHQKITEKDLTLAPIQMGARVYFPTLGRFAQIDPIPGGNANDYIYPADPINMIDFSGAAAEIPIFNNLCYLCGSGPIASLNRAVAAAVGIPLPVPYRAPARVATPRAVTSSAPARPTLTLPKIQGIPLGPISPTLRAGDPNERPYPTTHDRVSRVLDTGRDYADNGQIVGYGAGCMLSGGAAIYGSALSFGGTILLTGVACAAGTQMGGDIGYVLGGTVGVLKGLVTF